One segment of Theobroma cacao cultivar B97-61/B2 chromosome 9, Criollo_cocoa_genome_V2, whole genome shotgun sequence DNA contains the following:
- the LOC18589696 gene encoding enoyl-[acyl-carrier-protein] reductase [NADH], chloroplastic gives MAATAASSLQIAAARPCISSPHRFVEAGVSILGANSKSVSWTKLTSACNISSLEPFRRSFTSSPAKFKKVVTKAMSESSEKKPVSGLAIDLKGKRAFIAGVADDNGYGWAIAKSLAAAGAEILVGTWVPALNIFETSLRRGKFDESRVLPDGSLMEITKVYPLDAVFDNLDAVPEDIKTNKRYAGSSNWTVQEVAESVKQDFGSIDILVHSLANGPEVSKPLLETSRNGYLAALSASSYSYVSLLKHFLPLMKPGGSSISLTYIASERIIPGYGGGMSSAKAALESDTRVLAFEAGRKNKIRVNTISAGPLRSRAAKAIGFIDTMIEYSMANAPLQKELSADEVGNTAAFLASPLASAITGAVIYVDNGLNAMGVGIDSPIFKDLNIPSDKH, from the exons ATGGCAGCAACAGCAGCTTCCAGCCTTCAAATAGCAGCAGCAAGACCCTGCATTTCATCCCCTCACAGGTTTGTTGAGGCTGGTGTTTCCATTCTAGGTGCCAATTCTAAAAGTGTGTCATGGACTAAGCTCACAAGTGCTTGCAATATATCATCTTTAGAGCCTTTCCGACGCAGTTTTACATCATCTCCAGCAAAGTTCAAAAAGGTTGTGACAAAGGCAATGTCTGAATCTAGTGAAAAGAAGCCTGTTTCTGGGTTGGCAATTGACTTGAAAG GTAAGAGGGCATTTATTGCTGGTGTAGCTGATGATAATGGATATGGCTGGGCAATAGCAAAATCTCTTGCTGCTGCAGGAGCTGAAATTCTAGTGGGAACATGGGTGCCT GCTTTGAACATATTTGAAACCAGCTTGAGACGTGGAAAGTTTGATGAATCACGCGT ATTGCCAGATGGCTCTTTAATGGAGATTACCAAAGTATATCCCCTAGATGCAGTCTTTGACAACCTTGATGCTGTCCCTGAAGAT ataaaaacaaataagcgCTATGCAGGATCCTCAAATTGGACTGTTCAG GAAGTTGCTGAATCTGTTAAACAGGATTTTGGCAGCATTGACATCCTTGTGCATTCCCTAGCTAATGGGCCAGAG GTCAGTAAACCCCTGCTGGAGACATCCCGGAATGGATATCTTGCTGCTTTATCTGCTTCAAGTTACTCCTATGTTTCTTTACTCAAgcattttctcccattaatGAAACCAG GAGGCTCTTCAATTTCTCTTACATACATTGCTTCTGAGCGAATAATTCCAGG ATATGGTGGAGGTATGAGTTCTGCTAAAGCTGCTCTAGAAAGTGATACAAGA GTACTTGCTTTTGAAGCaggaagaaaaaacaaaattaggGTCAACACAATATCTGCGG GTCCTCTAAGAAGTCGTGCTGCAAAGGCAATTGGATTTATTGATACAATGATTGAATATTCAATGGCTAATGCACCTCTCCAGAAAGAACTATCTGCAG ATGAGGTGGGGAACACCGCTGCTTTCTTGGCATCACCTTTGGCTTCAGCTATCACAGGTGCTGTCATATATGTAGACAACGGTCTGAATGCAATGGGTGTTGGAATTGACAGTCCTATATTTAAAGACCTCAACATTCCAAGCGACAAGCATTAG